CATCCCTAACTTTGTCTTAAAAATATAAAACCAAGATAGAGGAACGAGAAAGTATGTTAAATACACCAATGGATCATGGCTAAACAAAACTTTTCCGATAAAAGGAACATGACTTAGAAACGGTATATATAGAGAAGAAAACTGTGGGGCCGTTTTACCTATAAAAGCCTGTCCATAATAACCGCTTATCCCCATTCCCAACATGGTCAAAGCTAACCCAGCAACAACTTGATTAACCCTAAAACTCACGGTTAGAAAAGCAAAAAGCAGAGCCAAAGCCCCACCAGTTAAAAGAGCCAGTAATACACCAAACCAAACCGAAGATGCAAGATAAGAGCCAATAAATCCAGCCAAAGCTCCAACAAGCATAAGCCCTTCTAACCCTAAATTAAGGACTCCAGATCTTTCAGCAAAAATCTCTCCTAATGTAGCATAAAGAAGGGGTGTTCCTGCCCTAATAGCAGCAGTAAAAATAGCCTCAAGCAAAATATCTCACCTCACAAATTCAATCTAATTCTATATCTTATCAGAACATCTCCTATTAAAACACAGAAAAACAATATCCCTTGAAATATGTAAACCACAGAAGTAGGCACTTTCATAACAATTTGTAATATTTCACATCCAACAAAGATACCACCTAAGAAGAAGGAGACAAAAAGCGCCGCTATAGGATTTAACCTCGAAAGCCATGCTACTATTATAGCTGTATAGCCATAGCCGGGTGAGAAAGCATGTTGAAGCCTGTGCTGAACTCCCATAGCATAAAGCGCTCCAGAAAGCCCTGCTATTCCACCACTAAGCACAAGAGTTAATATAATGTTTCTTTTAACATTCATACCTGAACAAAAAGCCACGTCAGGATTATCTCCTATCACCTTTATTTCATACCCCAATTTTGTGCGTTCCAAAACCACTCTCAGAACAATAGCTAAAACTATGGGAACTAAAACACCGATATGAACCTTCCCCCACAGGTAAGGAAGCTTAGCTGACTCAGGAAAGATAGCGGTCATAGGAAATCCAAAACTAGCAGGATCTCTCCAAGAACCATAAACTAAATAATCGACCCATAGCATAGCTATATAGTTAAGCATTAAAGTTACTACTATCTCATCTGCACCAAGACAAACTTTCATAAGAGCAGGTATAAGAGCCCACAAGCTTCCACCAATAAAACCCCCTAAAGGCAAAAGAAACAACAAAAAAATATGCGGAAGATGAGGAAACCAAAACAAAGCTAATAAAGTCGTAACCATAGCCCCTAAATAAAACTGACCCTCTCCACCTATATTCCAAACCTTCATCCTAAAAGCCAATATTAGTCCCAGACCTATCGTAGAAAGGGCTGAGAATTTTATTAAACTTCCCTCTAATCCCACCTTCTTAGCAAAGGCCCAAAAGAACATAGTCTTATAAGCACCAAAAGGATCTCTCCCAGTAATAAGCATAAACAGAGTGAATATTAAAAAAGCTAAGATAACTGACATAAACATAATTGAAACTTCTAAAACCTTACTGCTTTCAATCCTCGGTTCGAATTTCAATTTCATCCTTCCTTCTCCCCTAACCCAGCCATAAGCATTCCAATTTCATAAATACACTCCTCTTTTGGAGGAAAGTCACCATAGAGCTTGCCTTCATAAATAACTTTCACTCTATCGGATAAATCAAATATCTCATCCAAATCTCCAGCTAAGAGTAAAACAGCCGCTCCAGCAGATGCCACATCAAGTATTTTCTCATAAACAAATTCAGTAGCACCCACATCGAGCCCCCATGTCGGGTGAAAAGCTATCAAAAGCTTTACTTTGCCTTCAAGCTCCCTCGCAAGGATTAATCTCTGAAGATTCCCTCCAGAAAGAAGCTTAGCAGGCGCATTTTTATCAGTAACCTTAATATCATATTTTTCTATCAAGGAATCAGCAACCTCTTCCATACGCTCAAGATTCAAGAAAAACTTTCTTGAAAAATAAGGCCTTCTATAGCTCTTAAGGAAAAGATTTTCAATAACCGTCAAATTAGGAGCTATCCCATGCTTTATTCTGTCCTCTGGAATGAAACTCCCACCTTTATCTATAAAAACCCTTGCACCTTTGTTAGTGATATCCTCTCCATCTAAAATTACTTTGCCACTTGAAGCTTTTCTTAGACCCACTAAAACTTCAGCAAGCTCCCTCTGCCCGTTACCTGTAACACCAGCTATACCAAGTATCTCTCCCTGTCTTATTGAAAAAGATACCCCTTTTAAAGCTTTAACCCCCTTATCATTATAAGCCTCAAGGCCTTCAACCTGAAAAACTACATCTCCAAAGCTTTTTAACCTCTTTTTAACCTTAAAAAGTACCTCCCTACCCACCATCATCTTAGCAAGTTCAGGCGGAGACGTTTTCTGCTTATCCACAGTATCTACAACCAATCCCTTTCTCATAACTGTTACTCTATCAGATATTCTCATAACCTCATTAAGCTTATGAGAAATAAAGATAATTGCTTTACCTTCTTCTTTAAACTTACTTAACATAGAAAAAAGAGCCTCTACCTCCTGAGGTGTTAAAACAGCAGTAGGCTCATCTAAAATTAATATATCTACATCTCTAACAAGAAGCTTAAGAATCTCAACCTTTTGCATCTCCCCCACGGAAAGTTGCCAAACTTTAGCATTGGGATCAATAGAAAGCCCATAAACTTGAGAGATCTCTTTTAATCTTGAAGCTACTTCCTTAGAAGAAACCCCTTTAAGGCCTAAGGCAATATTTTCAACCACAGAAAAAGAGGGAACAAGAGTAAAATTTTGTTGTACCATACCTATACCAAGGGAGAGCGCCTTAGCAGGAGAAGATATTTCTTCTTTCTTACCCTTTACCCAGATCTCTCCTGCATCAGGTTGATACAATCCATAAAGTACATTAACAAGCGTAGTTTTCCCTGCCCCATTTTCCCCTAAAAGAGCATGGACTTCACCGAACTTGAGGTCAAAATTAACTCCCCTATTAGCTATAACCCCAGGAAATTTCTTAACTATTCCTTTAAGTACTACAGCAAAAGAATTAGGGGAAGGAATGCTTTTCCTTCCTTCCCCTTTAATTTGAGCTTCCATTATTTCTTTGGGATCTTTCCTATCACTCCTTCAACAAAGTAGTTCATCTCGCGAAGTTCGCTATCTGTGGCAACCTTACCATCAGGAATTCTTACTTTACCATCCTGATCAACTATTGGACCAGTAAAAGGATTAAACTTGCCCGAAACGATAAGCTCCTTATATTTTAAAACCTCATTTCTTACGTCTTCAGGAACCATAGGGCCAAAGGGAGCTAAACCAACTACACCCTTATCCATCCCCCACCATATATCCTCGCTTTTCCATTTACCTTCTAAAACATTTTTAATAACATAAGCATATATTACGCCCCAGTTCCATACAGGAGCAGTTAAGTGTGCCTTCGGCGCAAAAGCGCTCATATCAGAATTATAACCTATAGAGTATACCCCCTTTTCCTGCGCTGCTTGTTGAGGAGCTGGTGAGTCCTGATGTTGAGCTATAACGTCACAACCAGCTTCTATTAAACTTAAGGCTGCTTCCTTCTCCGTAGCTGGGTCATACCAAGTGTTAGTCCAAACCACATGAACCGTAACTTTAGGGTTAACCTTCCTCGCACCCAAGGTAAAAGCATTTATTCCTCTTATAACCTCAGGTATAGGGTGAGCTGCAACATAGCCAAGCTTATTGCTCTTAGTCATTCTACCAGCTACAATACCACTCAAAAAGCGAGCTTCCTCAATCTTCCCAAAATAAATACCAACATTTGGAGCCATCTTAAATCCAGAACAGTGCATAAAGACTACATTGGGGTACTTTTTCGCTACCTCAATCGTAGGATCCATAAAACCGTAACTTGTTGTAAATATAACCTTACATCCCATGGCTACAAGATGCTCTATGGCTCTTGCAGCTTCAGCTCCTTCAGGAACCGATTCAAGATATACAGTTTCAACGTTCGGAAACTGCTTCTCAAGGTACTTCCTCCCTTGATCATGAGCGTAAGTCCAACCAGCATCACCAACAGGGCCAACATAAACAAACCCAACCTTAAGCTTCTCCTGAGCAGCAAGAACCGACACACCGAAAGAGCCAAAAGACAAAGCAAAAACCAATAAACCTACTAACCATAACTTTTTCAAGAGATACACCTCCTTTGTTATTTTATTTTATCACCTCAAACTAAGATAGATATTCCACCTGCTTTATTCTCTTCTAAATCAGAAGAAATACGAAAATAACCCTTCCTATCTATAAAGTTAGCTATCCTTCTAAAATAAAGATAACGACAAACAGCATAAAATTTAGGAACCCTTTCACACTTACGTTAGCGTATACACTTTCTTTTCAACAAATGAAGCTTTAAACACCTTCAATCAAAGCTTTTCTGGAGGAAATAAATTAAGTAACTCCTCCATTGTAGATGGAACCAGTATCTTTCCAGCTATAAGTTTCTCCTTGATATTTTCGATTAAACTAAGAATTTCCTGTGGTATAACCCTTTTCAGAGCAGGTATCCCTTCTACGCTGAAAACTCCCTCACGTAAACCCATATAACAAACCTCACTATTAAAACCCACCTTAGCTAAACTAATTATAGCTAAATAAGTTGCTAAGTCCACTCTTCTTACTATATTTAACACGTTACTGTTTGTATTTACCAAGCCCCTATCAAGATCTACACCAATAACAAAAAATTCTTTTTCTCTCTCTTTGGCTACTTCCAGAATACCAAGCCCGCTTTTTCCAGCCACTTGAAAAATTACATCTACCCCCTGACCGAACAAGAATTTCCCTGCTTCCTTTCCCTTTTCAGGATCATTAAATGTACCAACATAGGATTCCAAAACCTCCACATCTTTTCCAACTAGTTTAGAATAAATTTTAATCCCAGCTTTATACCCTATGAGAAACTTATCATTTCGAGATGCTTTTACCCCTCCTAAATATCCAACTTTATTAACTTTAGTGATCGCAGATGCAAGAAGCCCGGCAAGAAAACCTATCTCTTCATCTTTAAACAATATCGATTTCACATTTGCTGATTCCACTTCCCCATCAATTAAGAGGAACTTTTTCCCAGGACACAGAGATGCGACCTTAAGAAGAGGGTCAGACATCAAAAAACCAGCAGTTACGATTATATTCCCCTCACTTGCGCTTTCATAGAGATTTAAGAAATAATCATCCTGTTTAAAAGATTGAACAACTTTTGCCTTTAAACCAAGTTCCCTTGCAGCCTGTTGAATTCCAAGCCAGCATCTATCGTTAAGTCCGTTATCTCCAAGACCACATATATCCGTCACCAAAACTATATCAAAGGAAGATGCCAAAGCAGAAAAAGGGGAAATATATAAAAAACAAAGAAAAAATACTAAAAATCTCACCAAAAGCGATCCCTCCCATAAGAAAGCTTAAAGCGAGAAAATAAAGAGGGCACTCCCTTAAGGAGCGCCCTTCTTGAGGTCAGTGGTGGGTGGTGCTGGAATTGAACCAGCGGCCTCTTCCGCGTCAGGGAAGCGCTCTCCCACTGAGCTAACCACCCTGCTGGTCTCATTATATCCAAGCTTCCTCTATCTGTCAAGAAAAAAGATCGATTATAAGCTCCTCTCATCTTTCTTATATACTATCAAAAACACATCTTTAATCCTCTTTAAAGAACATTCCCATAATCTCTTAAGCTTACCCCCTCAGAAAGAGAAAACTCTCTCCTTATAACATTAATCCATCTCATTATAGTATCCTTACCATAAAGTATAAAAATACACCGCTTTTTCACATATTTCTCTAACACAAGCACTCTAAGCTATTTCATTCCATTTATTCTGCTGGTTCAAACTCCTCCTTTGGAGCCCCACATAAAGGACAAACCCAATCATCAGGAAGATCTTCAAAAGGCGTTCCTGGAGCAATATCGTTTTCTGGATCACCCTTCCTCGGATCATAAACGTAGCCACAAACTATACACCTATACTTCATCTTTCTCACCTCACTCTACTGATATATCAAAACTACTCTCCCAAAGGCCATGAATGTTACAATAGGATAAAGCTATAAGCTTTCCACTCTTATTAAGTTTAAGAAGATTAACCACTATTGGTTCACAATAGACAGCACCAGTATTAGGTCCCTGAACGTGTTCAGCATGAGCACTAAATTCGTAATTACCTACCTCATAAACGTAAGGATCTCCCTCAGGATGGAAAAAGAGCTTAATCCACCTTATATGATGCTCAGTAGTATTAGGATGAGGTATCTCCTTACCTACTGTAACCTTAACTTCAAAAATCTTGCCTTTCTCGACTTTAGCTGGAGCTTCTATGACAGGAACATGCTTCTCCTTTTTAAAATCCTCCGACTTTATGAAATTAGATAACATAAAACATGCACCTCCATTCCTTATAAAGATTTAAAATAATTTCACCTTTCATTATAACACAAACTCAAATTTTTTTAAATAATAAAAACTAAAGAGGAACTTCACCAACTACAGCTGGAATAAGTTTGGCATACTTAACTCCCTTTTGAGAACCAATTTTCGAGGCTATATCCTTAAGATCTTGAACATCACCCTTAAGCAATATCACCTCTAGACAGTTATCTTCATCTACGTGCAAGTGTAAAGTAGAAACTATCTCTTTCAGATATCCATGCTGCATCTCTGTAACATCTTTCTTATGGTGATCATAAACTATTACTAAAACTGCCATGGCCTTCCCAGTAGTTTTTTCCCACTCTTCTTCAAGTATAAAGTTCCGCATAAGATCCCTAATAGCTTCTGAGCGATTTTCATATCCCTTTAAAGCTATAATTTTATCAAATCTCTCAAGTAAGTCTTCCTCCATAGAAACACCAAATCTAACAAGCTTACTCAAAGATTTCCCTCCTTTCGGAGTGGAAGTTATGAGAATATATTACACCTTTTGAGAGAATCAATCAATATGTTAAAATTTAATATATCCAAAGAGGAGGTGATATTACTTGAAACCTTCCATTGAAAACTGGATCAAAGAAGTAAAAGAAACAGCTAATCCTGAAAATTTAGGAATGATATTAATTCACAATGGAATAGTAAGAGAAACCTCCAAAAGAGAGGATAAAAAGGTAAAGGGGATTAACCTTTCATATAATAAAGAGCTCCTTGAAAAAACTATTGAAGATTTCTCAAAAAAGGAAGGTATTGAAAAGATAAAAGCTTGGATAAATGAAGGAGTACTTAAGGTTGGAGATGATATAATGCTTGTCCTTGTAGCAGGAAGATATAGAACGGATATCCTACCAACCTTTGAAGCACTAATAGAAAAAATTAAGAAAGAGATAGTAAACGAAGAAGAAATATTCTAAAAATAAAAGGGGAAAGGTTTTTTAAACCTTTCCCCTTTTGCTCCCCTTATCATCAATCTTAAATACGTCTTACTTTAGAGGCTTGTGGACCCTTTTTCCCAGAGGTTACTTCAAAAACAACCCTATCGCCCTCATCAAGGCTCTTAAAGCCATTCATCTCAATCCCAGTATAGTGCACAAAAACATCCTCCCCACTCTCTGTGGTGATAAAACCATAACCTTTTGTTGGGTTAAACCACTTAACAGTTCCTTTTACCATCTTTCTTTTCCTCCAGCTTTCTTTAAAATTACTGCAAACTTTTTCCTGCAGCGTGCATAGTATAACACCTATAGATGAAAAAGTCAAGAAAAATTTTATAATAACTATGAAAGGAGGGATAAAATTGAAAGCTTGGATCATCCATAGAATTACTGAAGTATCTTCAGATCCTGAGCCTTTGAAACTAATAGAGACAGAAGATCCGCAAATCGGGGAAGACGAGATACTAATTAAGGTAAAGGCTTGTGGAATCTGCCATACTGAGATAGATGAAATCGAAGGGCGTGCTCTCCCTACAATTTTACCAGTAATACCAGGACATCAAGTCGCTGGAGAAATAATACAAGTTGGAAGAAAAGTAGGGAAATTTAAAATAGGAGATAGAGCTGGGGCAGGCTGGATATATTCATCGTGTGGCAAGTGTGAATTTTGCTTAAAGGATTTGGAAAACCTTTGTCCAGAGTTTAAAGCAACGGGCAAAGATGCTCATGGTGGATACGCTGAATTATTTAAGATAAAAGAGGCTTTTGCCTTTAATCTTCCCAACAATCTAACTTACGAAGAAGTAGCTCCTCTCTTTTGCGCTGGAGCTATAGGTTATAGATCACTAAAACTCACAAATCTAAAGAATGGAGAAAATCTTGGCCTTATAGGCTTTGGAGCATCAAACCACCTGGTTTTAAAAATAGTTCAAATCCTTTATCCTGACTCTAAAACCTTCGTCTTTTCAAGATCTGCGCAGGAAAGAAGCCACGCCTTAGAGCTTGGGGCACACTGGGCAGGAAATATTGGAGATGAACCTCCAGAAAGCCTAAATTCGGCATTGGATACAACACCTGTATGGAGCCCACCACTAAAAGTGCTTAGATACATTAAACCCGGTGGAAGGTTAGTAATAAATGCAATAAGAAAGGAATCTATCGATAAAGAAGCTCTCTTAGAAATGGACTATCCTAGAGATCTCTGGCTCGAAAAGGAGATAAAGTCTGTAGCTAATATAACAAGAAAAGACATCGAGGAGTTTCTTTCTTTGGTTGAAAAAACTTCCTTAAAACCAACAATAGAAGTCTACCCATTTGAGAAAGCAAACCAAGCCTTAAAGGACATAAAAGAAAGAAAAATCAAAGGAGCAAAAGTATTAAAGATAGGTTAAAATTTGGGAGGGATCCTTCGTGATGAAAAGCGTTATAGGAATAGTAGGAAGTCCTAGACGAGGAGGTAACACAGATATATTAGTAGATGAAGTTTTAAAAGGCGCATCTTTAAAAGGAGCCAAAATTAAAAAATATTTTTTAAATGAGCTCAACATCAAAGGATGTCAAGGGTGTTTCGCTTGTCAAAAGGATGGCAAATGTGTACAGAGTGATGACATGAAGTTAATTTACGAAGACCTAATAAGCGAAGAAGCTTTTGTAATTGGCTCTCCTATATATATGAATTACGTGACAGCCCAGACGAAGCTCTTTCTCGATCGCCTACTACCTTTCTTTAAAATAGGAGTCGGAACAAGATTAGATAAAGAGAAGAAATGCATTTTAGTTTACTCTCAAGGTGGGGGAAAGAATGGGCTAGAAATAATGAAGGGCTTATCGCTATTTCTTGAAGCACTGGGGATCAAAGTCTTAGACATAATTGGAGGGAACGGTTTAAATGAAATAGGAGCGGTAAAACGATATGAGGATCTCCTTAGAAGAGCTTTCCAATGTGGTCAAAAGCTAATTTAAATTATTGCCTTTTAGGGGAAATAAGGGTATAATATAAAAAGTGGTGGGCGCTTAGCTCAGCGGGAGAGCGCTTCCCTCACACGGAAGAGGCCGCTGGTTCGATCCCAGCAGCGCCCACCATTTTATATATTTAACTTCATTAAAAGTGCATCTTCACCATTATCCATATAGTAGTTAGGTATAACTCCTATAACTTTAAAGCCGTATTTCTCATAGAGACCTATAGCAACTCTATTAGATGGTCTAACTTCCAAAATTACCTCCCTGACCTTTCTCTCTTTAGCTATTTCAAGAATAGCTAATAACAGCTGCTCACCTATTTGGTTCCCCCTCCATCGAGATGCTACAGCTATAGTAGTAATATGTCCTTGTCTACCATAAAATCTTATCCCTGCATATCCAACTACCTTATCTTTTAAACGCGCTACTAAGTAAACATTCTCAGGGAAACTTAACTCATTCAAAAAGGTCCTTTTACTCCAAGGTATACTAAATGATTCTCTCTCTATCTCAAGAACTTCATCAATGTCTCCCAAGTTCATAAAATCAATATCTACCAGAATCATACTCCTAAATGAGAATCACATCTCCTCTTCCCGGACCAACACCTATAAAGAAAACCTTACATCCAGATATCTCTTCTATAAGCTTAATGTAGTTTCTAGCCTCAGATGGCAATTCCGAGAAGTTTTTTACCTTGCTTATATCTTTACTCCAACCGTCTACCTCTTCATAAACAGGTAAAACTTCATCAAGAAATGGAGTAAACTCCTCCGTCATCCTCCCATTAACTTTATAAGCTACACATATTTTTATTTTTTCAAGCCCTGTCAACACATCAAGCTTAGTAAGAGCAATTTTGTCAATACCGTTAATCTTAACGGAGTATTTCATCATAACACCATCAAGCCATCCACACCTTCTCGGCCTACCTGTCGTAGCTCCAAACTCCCCACCTTTTTCTCTTATAATAGATCCAAGAGGTTCTTCCATCTCAGTCGGAAATGGTCCCATACCAACCCTTGTAGTATAAGCTTTTAGAACTCCTATCACCTCATCTATATCTTTTGGAGATATACCAGAACCGATACAGGCCCCACCCGATATAGGATTAGACGAAGTAACGTAAGGATAAGTTCCATAGGTTATATCGAGAAGTGTACCCTGAGCTCCCTCAAGAAGAATAGTTTTACCCTCATTTATAAGGCTTCTTAAAAGATGAACAGTGTTACAAACTTTGTCCTTTAAAAATCCAACATAGCCAAGATAAGAATCCCTTATCTCTTCAAAACCGAGAGGGGCCTCCCCGAATATCTTAGTTATCATCTCGTTTTTTCTTTGAAGTACAAACCGTAACTTCTCCTCGAAAATAGAAGGCCTTAAAAGATCACCCACACGTATTCCAGTTCTTTCAGCCTTATCAGCATAAGCAGGCCCTATCCCCCTTTTAGTAGTCCCTATCCTTTGACTCCCCCTCTTTCTCTCCTCAAGCTCATCTATCAACTTATGATAAGGCATAACAAGATGAGCAAGCTCACTTATCTTAAGCTTACCAATGCTCCCAACCTCTTTCTTTAAAGCCTCATACTCTTCCACTAAAAGAGGAAGATCGATAACAACCCCATCTCCTACAATACAAAGCTTGTCAGGATAAAGCATACCAGAAGGAAGTAGATGAAAAATATACTTTTTACCATTAAGAACCACAGTGTGTCCTGCATTACTTCCCCCTTGATACCTTAAAACCACATCAGCATCCTTAACTAAAAAATCTACTATTTTCCCTTTTCCCTCATCTCCCCATTGCATACCAACTATTGCAATTACGCTCATTTTTTAACAACCTCACCCCTATGGTAGACTATCTCGGAGGCAAAAACTACCTCCACATACTTGCTTATCACAGGTAAAAGCTTGTTTAAGGCATTAAACGTCTCACTTTTAGCATGACCTATTCCTATAGTCATCGTCCTTCTTCTAGCCAAGGAGACAAGCTTAAGGATATACTCCTCAACTCTGTTTTCTCCACTATATCTATCTATGAACAAAGAATTATAAAAACATGGTAACCCCACATCCAACGCAATATGATAAGCTACGCTATCAGGAGTAGTATAGCTGTCCACAAAAAATAATCCTTTTTCCTTCAAAACGCTCATAACCTTTCTCATAAGTACCGGATCAGTAGTAGCCAGAGAACCCATATGATTATTAACGCCAACAGCATAATCAACACTCGAAAGAGCTCTATTTATTAAATCCCTTATTTCCTCCATATCCATACCTAAACTCACAACATCCCGATTAACAACATGCTTGTAGGCTTGCATTGGAAGATGAAGAATAATCTCTTTTCCACCCCTGTAGCCTTTCTCCGAAACAAAATTTGACCATCTAAGAAACGGAAGCACCGCCAGATTCACCTTATAAGGAAGAGATATAAACTTTGAGGCCAAGTGAGCATCATAACCAAGATCATCTATTATTATGGCAAGCTTTGGAAGACCGCTCTTCCTTCTATCTGGTTCAAGAAAACCAGCAAAATGTAAGCTACCCCTTTTCCCCACACCACCACTAATATCGAGCTTCAAATCTCGAGATCTGATCTCAACAAAAGTTGAAAGAAAAGCATACTTCTTCTTCAACTTGGACCATATTTCATGCTCTGCATGAAACTCACTTATTTCCAAGTAAAGAATTTCGGTTCCGACCAGGAGTACTAAACCAACTACGGCTATAATAAATAGATATGTTGAAAACCTCATTAAATCCTTTTCATCTCTTTTAGAAGGATTTCCTTAGCTTTTTCAAGCTGTAAATCCTTCTTAGAATCCTCTGATTGCTCAACTACCACATCAGGATTAAGCCCCTTATCATGAATTAATCTACCGCTAGGGGTATAATAATAAGCAACTGTAATGTGAAGAGCAGAACCATCATTAAAAGGTATAACTGTCTGAACAGAACCTTTGCCAAACGTCTTAACCCCGACAAGCTTTGCCCTACCATGATCTTGTAAAGCTCCTGCGACTATCTCTGAAGCGCTTGCGCTCCCTTTATTAACAAGAACTACCATCGGACAATAGGGAATAGCGGTCCCATCAGCCTCATAAACAACCGTATGCCATGGATACCTTCCCTTAGTACTAACTATAACACCCTTATCTATAAACATTTTAGCTACAGAAATAGCTTCGTTTAAAAGGCCACCTGGATTATTTCTTAAATCCAGAATTATTCCCTTAAAGCCATTTTTCTTTAACCCTTCTAATGCAGCTTTAAGTTCCTGAGTAGTATTTTGATTAAAATAGGTTATTCTTAAGTAAGCTATATTCTTATCAATTAATTCACTTTTAACAGCTTTAAGCTTCACTTTTGCCCTTGTTATCGTAAACTTCAAAAGTTTATCTTCCCCAGCTCTTCTTATCCAAATAGTAACTTGAGTACCAGGCTCTCCTCTAAGAAGTTTAACAACCTTAGAAAGTCCCATCCCTTGCGTAGGCTCATCTCCAATCCTCACTATCTCATCATCAGCTTTTAAACCCAATTTATATGCAGGGGTATCCTCTATAGGAGATACAATTACAATCTTCTCGTCTTTCTTAGTTATTATTATCCCTATGCCACCATACTGCCCCTCCAATTGAATCTGCTCTTCCTTATATTCTTGAGGATCCTCGTATCTTGTATATGGATCACCCAAAGCTTCAACTAAACCTTTTAAGGCACCGTATTTGAGCTTTTCAGAATCTATTTTACTAGGATCTACGTAATAATTTCTTATTATATTCCAGAGCTGAATCAAATTCCCCATAAGATCAGTAGGTATAGCATTCTGAGGAAGGGGAACAGAAGGCGTAACAGAACTTGAAGGACTCTCCTGCCCAAAAGCAAAAGAGCTAGACAAAATAGAAAGAAATACTAAAAAGAAAACTACTTTAACCCTAAATTTCACCTTTTTTCACTCCCTTTCAAAAAATTTAATATTAAAAACCAAGCAAGCTTATAGAGCTTTATTATCTTCTTCCACCTCCAAGGTTCCTTAAAAGCCCTATAAAGCCATTCCAATCCCATCTTCCTAAACAGATACGGAGCCCTCTTAATATCACCAGCCCAAACATCAAAGCTTCCACCAACCCCCATCATTACTGGAACTCCAAGCTCATCCCTATTTCTGTGCATCCACTTTTCTTGTTTAGGAACACCCATTGCAACGAAAAGATAATCTGGCTTAGCCTCTTTTATCTTAGCTATTACCTCCTTTTCCTCATGCTCATTGAAGTAACCGTGATAAACACCCACTATGTTTATACCAGGAAAAGCAAGTTCTATATTCTTAGCAGCCCTCTCAGCCACCCCCTCCTTAGCTCCCAAGAGAAAAACCCTTCTTCCATAAAAAGCCGCTCTCTCAAGCATAGCATTCATAAGC
This DNA window, taken from Synergistota bacterium, encodes the following:
- a CDS encoding divergent polysaccharide deacetylase family protein; this translates as MRFSTYLFIIAVVGLVLLVGTEILYLEISEFHAEHEIWSKLKKKYAFLSTFVEIRSRDLKLDISGGVGKRGSLHFAGFLEPDRRKSGLPKLAIIIDDLGYDAHLASKFISLPYKVNLAVLPFLRWSNFVSEKGYRGGKEIILHLPMQAYKHVVNRDVVSLGMDMEEIRDLINRALSSVDYAVGVNNHMGSLATTDPVLMRKVMSVLKEKGLFFVDSYTTPDSVAYHIALDVGLPCFYNSLFIDRYSGENRVEEYILKLVSLARRRTMTIGIGHAKSETFNALNKLLPVISKYVEVVFASEIVYHRGEVVKK
- a CDS encoding S41 family peptidase; this translates as MKFRVKVVFFLVFLSILSSSFAFGQESPSSSVTPSVPLPQNAIPTDLMGNLIQLWNIIRNYYVDPSKIDSEKLKYGALKGLVEALGDPYTRYEDPQEYKEEQIQLEGQYGGIGIIITKKDEKIVIVSPIEDTPAYKLGLKADDEIVRIGDEPTQGMGLSKVVKLLRGEPGTQVTIWIRRAGEDKLLKFTITRAKVKLKAVKSELIDKNIAYLRITYFNQNTTQELKAALEGLKKNGFKGIILDLRNNPGGLLNEAISVAKMFIDKGVIVSTKGRYPWHTVVYEADGTAIPYCPMVVLVNKGSASASEIVAGALQDHGRAKLVGVKTFGKGSVQTVIPFNDGSALHITVAYYYTPSGRLIHDKGLNPDVVVEQSEDSKKDLQLEKAKEILLKEMKRI